A single Aquipuribacter hungaricus DNA region contains:
- a CDS encoding ABC transporter ATP-binding protein, with amino-acid sequence MPADQTDGTAGAHAVGATGHDGPAPTAATSGAATGSTGATATLAPGEGTEFRDRATVALADVPRVPGSKKPDPILVADGVVRRFGGLTAVDVQHVEIQRHAITALIGPNGAGKTTLFNLLTGFDRPDEGSWTFDGQTLSKVAAHKVARRGMVRTFQLTKALSRLTVIENMRLGAKKQRGEGILAALVKPLWAKEERENTARADDLLRRFKLDAKRADFAGSLSGGQRKLLEMARALMSEPQMVMLDEPMAGVNPALTQSLLGHVKDLREQGMTVLFVEHDMDMVRDISDWVIVMAQGTIVAEGPPDTVMADPAVIDAYLGGHHDEPLGDDDPLDEDHLHYRHEEDPAGTPPVDGHGATSTEGGTR; translated from the coding sequence ATGCCCGCTGACCAGACAGACGGCACGGCAGGCGCGCACGCGGTCGGCGCGACGGGCCACGACGGCCCCGCCCCGACGGCGGCGACCTCTGGTGCTGCCACGGGCTCGACGGGTGCCACCGCGACCCTGGCGCCGGGCGAGGGGACGGAGTTCCGCGACCGCGCCACCGTCGCTCTCGCCGACGTCCCCCGTGTCCCGGGCAGCAAGAAGCCGGACCCGATCCTCGTCGCCGACGGCGTCGTCCGCCGGTTCGGCGGCCTCACCGCCGTCGACGTGCAGCACGTGGAGATCCAGCGCCACGCCATCACGGCGCTCATCGGTCCCAACGGCGCCGGCAAGACGACGCTGTTCAACCTGCTGACCGGCTTCGACCGCCCCGACGAGGGCTCGTGGACGTTCGACGGGCAGACGCTGTCCAAGGTCGCCGCGCACAAGGTCGCGCGCCGGGGCATGGTCCGCACCTTCCAGCTGACCAAGGCGCTGTCGCGGCTCACGGTCATCGAGAACATGCGCCTGGGCGCCAAGAAGCAGCGCGGCGAGGGCATCCTCGCGGCGCTGGTCAAGCCGCTGTGGGCCAAGGAGGAGCGCGAGAACACCGCGCGCGCCGACGACCTGCTCCGCCGGTTCAAGCTCGACGCCAAGCGGGCGGACTTCGCCGGCTCGCTGTCCGGCGGCCAGCGCAAGCTGCTGGAGATGGCGCGGGCGCTCATGAGCGAGCCGCAGATGGTCATGCTCGACGAGCCCATGGCCGGCGTGAACCCCGCGCTCACCCAGTCCCTGCTCGGCCACGTCAAGGACCTGCGCGAGCAGGGCATGACCGTGCTGTTCGTCGAGCACGACATGGACATGGTCCGCGACATCTCCGACTGGGTCATCGTCATGGCGCAGGGCACCATCGTCGCCGAGGGCCCCCCGGACACCGTCATGGCCGACCCGGCCGTCATCGACGCCTACCTGGGCGGGCACCACGACGAGCCGCTGGGCGACGACGACCCGCTCGACGAGGACCACCTGCACTACCGGCACGAGGAGGACCCGGCGGGCACCCCGCCCGTCGACGGTCACGGCGCGACGAGCACGGAGGGCGGGACCCGATGA
- a CDS encoding ABC transporter ATP-binding protein, whose translation MSTPTTSGSTVVGRDAHVAGAADAILRVDELVAGYLPGVNILNGTDLYVAPGELVGIIGPNGAGKSTLLKAMFGLVKVRDGSVTLRGDDITGFKANKLVTRGVGFVPQTNNVFPSLTIEENLQMGCYQAPKKFKDRFATVTDLFPTLGERRAQRAGSLSGGERQMVAMGRALMMDPSVLLLDEPSAGLSPAKQDEVFLRTREINKTGVSVVMVEQNARRCLQICDRGYVLDQGRNAYTGTGRSLAKDPKVIELYLGTLAKVD comes from the coding sequence ATGAGCACCCCGACGACGAGCGGCTCCACCGTCGTGGGCCGCGACGCCCACGTCGCCGGCGCCGCGGACGCGATCCTCCGGGTCGACGAGCTGGTGGCGGGCTACCTGCCCGGCGTGAACATCCTCAACGGGACCGACCTGTACGTCGCCCCCGGCGAGCTGGTCGGCATCATCGGCCCGAACGGTGCCGGCAAGTCGACGCTGCTCAAGGCCATGTTCGGCCTGGTCAAGGTCCGCGACGGCTCGGTCACCCTGCGGGGCGACGACATCACCGGGTTCAAGGCCAACAAGCTCGTCACCCGGGGCGTCGGCTTCGTGCCGCAGACCAACAACGTGTTCCCCTCGCTCACCATCGAGGAGAACCTGCAGATGGGTTGCTACCAGGCGCCCAAGAAGTTCAAGGACCGGTTCGCGACCGTCACCGACCTGTTCCCGACCCTCGGCGAGCGGCGCGCCCAGCGCGCGGGCTCGCTGTCCGGCGGCGAGCGGCAGATGGTGGCCATGGGCCGCGCGCTCATGATGGACCCGAGCGTCCTGTTGCTCGACGAGCCCTCGGCGGGCCTGTCCCCCGCCAAGCAGGACGAGGTGTTCCTGCGCACCCGGGAGATCAACAAGACCGGCGTCTCGGTCGTCATGGTCGAGCAGAACGCCCGCCGCTGCCTCCAGATCTGCGACCGCGGCTACGTCCTGGACCAGGGCCGGAACGCCTACACGGGGACCGGCCGCTCGCTGGCGAAGGACCCCAAGGTCATCGAGCTCTACCTCGGCACGCTGGCCAAGGTCGACTGA